The following are from one region of the Amycolatopsis sp. QT-25 genome:
- a CDS encoding glycosyltransferase family 1 protein, whose amino-acid sequence MADRPLRVLLDGTPLLGARTGIGRYTVALSEELASMSEVDTRAVAFTLRGWRRLRHVLPHGVRARGMPVAARLLRKAWLRSQLPPVELFAGPTDVVHGTNFVLPGRFRAAGVVTIHDLAFLDAPEELAPSDHELPRLVRRGARLADAICTPTNAVADQVAERLDVDRGKIVVTPLGVNPAWFTARPPDKDRRKELGLPDRYLLFAGAPGPRKGLHWLRQAHEAAPDLPELVFVGPGSFAVGPRSRHVGYLSDVNLRRVVAGASALVLPSRDEGFGLPVLEALASDVPVVCTDIPALREVAGNCASLVPYEDVDGLVEALRMAVSDPHAVATSAARRAHVANFTWRACAELTVAAYRQASTQH is encoded by the coding sequence GTGGCTGACCGCCCCTTGCGCGTCCTGCTCGACGGGACCCCGCTGCTCGGTGCCAGGACGGGTATCGGCCGGTACACGGTCGCGCTGTCCGAAGAGCTCGCGTCGATGTCCGAAGTGGACACTCGCGCGGTCGCGTTCACGTTGCGCGGCTGGCGGCGGCTGCGGCACGTGCTCCCGCACGGCGTCCGGGCCCGTGGCATGCCGGTGGCGGCACGCTTGCTGCGGAAGGCGTGGCTGCGTTCGCAACTGCCGCCGGTGGAACTCTTCGCCGGGCCGACGGATGTCGTGCACGGCACCAACTTCGTCCTGCCCGGCCGGTTCCGTGCGGCGGGCGTGGTGACCATCCACGATCTGGCCTTCCTGGACGCTCCCGAGGAACTCGCGCCGAGCGATCACGAACTGCCGCGCCTGGTCCGGCGCGGTGCCCGGCTCGCCGACGCGATCTGCACGCCCACCAACGCCGTCGCCGACCAGGTCGCCGAACGGCTCGACGTGGACCGCGGCAAGATCGTCGTCACCCCGCTCGGCGTGAACCCGGCCTGGTTCACCGCGCGCCCGCCCGACAAGGACCGCCGCAAGGAACTCGGCCTTCCGGACCGATACCTGCTCTTCGCCGGCGCGCCCGGGCCCCGCAAGGGCCTGCACTGGCTCCGGCAGGCGCACGAGGCGGCGCCGGATCTGCCGGAACTGGTGTTCGTCGGCCCCGGTTCGTTCGCGGTGGGCCCCCGTTCGCGACACGTGGGCTACCTGTCGGACGTGAACCTCCGCCGGGTCGTCGCCGGGGCCAGCGCGCTCGTGCTGCCGTCACGCGACGAGGGCTTCGGGCTCCCCGTGCTGGAAGCGCTGGCATCGGACGTCCCCGTGGTGTGCACGGACATCCCGGCACTGCGCGAGGTCGCGGGGAACTGCGCGAGCCTGGTCCCCTACGAGGACGTCGACGGCCTGGTGGAAGCGCTGCGGATGGCCGTCAGCGACCCGCACGCCGTCGCCACTTCCGCCGCGCGCCGCGCCCACGTCGCGAACTTCACCTGGCGCGCCTGCGCCGAACTCACCGTCGCCGCGTACCGCCAGGCGAGCACGCAACACTGA